The proteins below come from a single Biomphalaria glabrata chromosome 10, xgBioGlab47.1, whole genome shotgun sequence genomic window:
- the LOC106079708 gene encoding metalloprotease mig-17-like, translating into MYYLSSFLFSVISLTLVSCASIREKRQVTTSYVIDVYVVVDHAMYQKWKNWQIETTGETNATKLDIETIATIKSYVSLLFHQANLRLQTVNRTSPYSLSMQIVRMDIDVNIPNLNGSNNIAQALDIFTKWMNGSSVPYDHAVLMTSLEFKGENSAGEKLTYLGRAYVSKMCSLNYSLSVVVDNGAFQSSYHMTHEIGHSLGAQHDGTSTSANCSQSDSYLMVPVGISSDTSTDHPWYFSSCSVNNIKTYLETSSINVNQGTDIVDCFSKKLQPIQEFLDEEKVKAGQRYPPDQQCQMIYGKTSRACPDAGQGNLENICTTMGCVNPDNQTLCNIHFAAEWTSCGNGKRCSMGKCISDPEAPDIGDCYLGDSLDRIDGLSCSRAILDRPMRCYDTNVKTKCCKSCQQISAVNPSSCPYGDQAIGCSVDNCAGNMDKCCKTCRCRYVSDVSTIDGVSCAVRVNQDGVNHCYNATVSSLCCATCGVRRPSSTIANCEFGDLSRNGICSRSQCYVSSVKEQCCQTCVNVNSGHCHIPALPFYTLLFVISLLNAGIS; encoded by the exons ATGTATTATCTGTCAAGTTTTCTGTTTTCAG TCATCAGCCTAACTCTTGTGTCGTGTGCATCAATCAGAGAAAAGAGGCAGGTCACGACGTCATATGTCATAGATGTCTACGTCGTTGTGGATCACGCCATGTACCAAAA atgGAAGAATTGGCAGATAGAAACAACAGGGGAGACAAACGCGACAAAACTCGACATAGAAACTATAGCAACGATCAAGAGTTATGTCTCTTTATTATTTCACCAA gctaaCCTTCGCTTACAGACTGTCAACAGGACTTCCCCTTACAGTTTGTCTATGCAAATTGTACGCATGGACATCGATGTG AACATCCCAAACTTGAATGGTTCCAACAATATTGCTCAAGCCCTGGACATTTTCACAAAATGGATGAATGGTTCCAGTGTACCCTACGACCATGCCGTTTTGATGACCTC CTTAGAGTTTAAGGGGGAAAACTCAGCAGGAGAAAAACTCACGTATCTAG GTCGAGCCTATGTGTCCAAGATGTGTAGCCTGAACTACAGTCTCTCTGTTGTTGTGGACAATGGAGCATTCCAGAGCAGCTACCATATGACTCACGAGATTGGACACAG TCTTGGCGCTCAACACGACGGCACGAGCACCTCGGCCAATTGTAGTCAGAGCGACTCTTACCTGATGGTACCTGTGGGAATTAGTTCCGACACTTCGACTGACCATCCATGGTACTTCTCCTCGTGTTCTGTTAATAACATCAAGACCTACCTTGAGACTTCCAGCATTAATGTGAACCAAGGAACTGACAT AGTCGATTGCTTCTCAAAGAAGTTGCAGCCTATTCAGGAATTTCTTGACGAAGAAAAGGTCAAGGCCGGACAGAGGTATCCACCTGATCAACAATGTCAGATGATTTATGGGAAGACGTCTCGTGCATGTCCC gaTGCAGGACAAGGAAACCTAGAGAATATTTGTACCACAATGGGCTGCGTGAATCCAGACAATCAAACGTTGTGTAATATCCATTTCGCCGCAGAGTGGACGTCCTGCGGGAATGGCAAG AGATGCTCCATGGGGAAGTGTATTAGTGACCCCGAGGCTCCAGACATTGGAG ACTGTTATCTAGGAGATAGTCTAGATAGAATTGACGGTCTAAGTTGCAGTCGGGCCATTCTTGATCGTCCCATGAGATGCTATGACACAAATGTCAAGACTAAATGTTGCAAATCGTGTCAACAAATTTCTGCAGTCAATCCAAGTT CGTGTCCTTACGGAGATCAAGCCATTGGCTGCTCGGTTGATAACTGCGCTGGGAACATGGACAAATGTTGCAAGACCTGTCGCTGTCGCTATGTCAGTGATGTGTCCACTATTGACGGTGTGTCTTGTGCGGTGCGCGTCAACCAGGACGGTGTCAACCACTGCTACAACGCAACTGTGTCGTCCCTGTGTTGTGCCACCTGCGGTGTCAGGCGGCCATCTTCCACCATTGCCA ATTGTGAATTCGGAGACCTGTCCCGAAATGGAATCTGTAGCAGAAGTCAGTGTTATGTCAGTAGTGTCAAAGAACAATGCTGTCAAACGTGTGTCAATGTCAACTCAGGGCATTGTCATATCCCAGCACTGCCATTCTATACACTACTGTTTGTTATCTCTCTTTTAAATGCTGGTATTTCCTAG
- the LOC106079705 gene encoding procathepsin L-like, translating into MKLINLMFLFLSKPCALEAFKGGHDPMFGFIQPNNVLDIFQRWMVQHSVLYADLSTTWRRFQIFKTNVQRAFDLNEKHGGLTTFGLTQFADLTPQEFLKNQLIPGIAKLFNASSQRIFPRSRKSRTELVSEIDWTKKGVVPPVRNQGKVGTCYIFSTLDMISSRWAMKGNPAVNLSVEQVADCLAVAPDLFSDSLACGINGGLPYAVFRYIKKVGGVTTEEMYPYCVGSGTCKPCAPPGYDPEMCERYPLNDCDKADSCPAKLDTSQFVQGLMVNTWTDVMPEEETIAHVLETEGPLTCAVDASDLQLYKSGILVPDRCRPYDLNHACLLVGYGVDRNVSYWKVKNSWGRQFGEDGYYRIARGIGACGIHRYVSTVTLE; encoded by the exons atgaagCTAATTAATTTGATGTTTCTATTTCTCTCCAAACCATGCGCATTGGAAGCTTTCAAAGG AGGTCACGACCCAATGTTCGGGTTCATTCAACCGAATAATGTCTTAGATATCTTTCAGCGTTGGATGGTACAGCATTCAGTCCTTTATGCTGACCTGTCCACTACATGGAGAAG gtttcaaatatttaaaaccaATGTGCAACGTGCGTTTGATTTGAACGAGAAACATGGCGGGCTAACCACATTTGGACTGACCCAATTCGCTGATTTAACGCCACAAGAGTTTCTGAAGAATCAGTTGATACCAGGGATTGCTAAA TTATTCAATGCATCAAGCCAAAGAATATTTCCAAGATCTCGGAAGTCACGCACAGAACTGGTCAGTGAAATCGACTGGACAAAGAAAGGAGTGGTGCCTCCTGTCCGAAATCAAGGCAAGGTCGGAACCTGTTATATCTTCTCAACGCTTGACATGATTTCGTCAAGGTGGGCCATGAAGGGAAACCCAGCGGTCAATTTGTCGGTGGAACAGGTCGCCGATTGTCTAGCCGTGGCTCCAG ATCTCTTCTCGGATAGTCTAGCGTGTGGGATCAACGGTGGACTGCCATATGCTGTATTCAGATACATTAAGAAAGTTGGTGGAGTCACTACAGAGGAGATGTATCCTTACTGTGTGGGATCTGGAACATGTAAACCTTGTGCTCCACCG GGATATGATCCAGAGATGTGTGAAAGGTATCCCTTAAACGACTGCGATAAGGCGGACAGCTGTCCAGCTAAACTGGACACATCTCAGTTCGTCCAGGGATTGATGGTCAACACCTGGACAGATGTGATGCCCGAGGAAGAAACTATAGCGCATGTACTGGAAACAGAAGGCCCCTTGACTTGTGCAGTCGACGCTAGTGACCTACAGCTTTACAAAAGTGGAATCCTTGTAccag aTCGCTGTCGGCCCTATGACTTGAACCACGCCTGTCTGTTAGTGGGCTATGGCGTTGACAGGAACGTCTCCTACTGGAAGGTCAAAAACTCCTGGGGCAGACAGTTCGGGGAGGATGGCTACTACAGGATAGCACGGGGGATAGGCGCGTGCGGCATTCACAGATACGTGTCAACTGTCACGCTTGAATAG